DNA from Candidatus Methylomirabilis sp.:
CGCCGCACGGTCCTCGGCCCTCCTGGCGATTCGTCCGGTCGGAGCCCCTGCCGGGCCCCCTCAACATGGCGCTGGATGAGGTCCTGGCCACCTCCTGCGCGCGGGGAGAGGGCCCCCCCACCCTGCGCCTCTACACCTGGGATCCGCCGACCGTCTCGGTCGGCTATGCCCAGGCCCTCGAGGGTGAGGTGGATCTGGAGGCCTGCCGCCGTCTGGGATTCGGCGTGGTGCGTCGGATGACGGGGGGCCGGGCGGTCCTGCACCAGCACGAGCTGACCTACGCAATCGCGTTTCCCGAGGGCCTCCTCGGGCCCGGGGGGATTCAGGAGGATTATCGGAGGATCAGCCAGGGGCTGATTGCCGGCCTCCGGCGCCTCGGCGTGGCGGCCGATCTCAGCCGGGGCTCGGTGGGTCGGGGGGCGGTGAGCGGCGTCTGCTTCCTGAGCTCCTCGCGGTTCGAGCTCTCTGTGGCCGGGCGCAAGCTGGTGGGCTCGGCCCAGCGGCGCCTCCGGGGCGCCGTCCTGCAGCACGGCTCGCTCCTCCTGGATCTGGACCGGGTCGCCTGGGAGGCGGCGCTGCCGGCCCTGCGGCACCCGACCGCCTCCGCGTGGGCCGGCTCCGTCACCACGGTGGCCGCCCTGCTGGGCACCCGCCCCCCCCTCGCTGGGGTGGCGGCGGCGCTCCGGGAGGGGTTCGAAGACGCCCTGGGACACCCGCTTCCCGAGACCCTCCCCTCCCGGGTGGAGGCGGAGGCCGCGGCGGCGTTGGCCCGTGCCCGATACGCCCACGCGGAGTGGAATAACCGCCAGGAAATGCCGGCCTCCCGCCTTGACACCCCTCAACGCCTTTGATAGGCTTCCGCCGCCAATTGGCGGGATTTCCGGCTTTTCGCCGCCATCCTGCTGAAGGAGTCTCATGGCGTTCGACAAGCGCAAGGCGCTCCAGACCGCCCTGGCGTTCACCCAACAGGGCCGGCTCGATAAGGCCATCGCCGAGTACCAGAACATCCTCAAGGCTGACCCCAACGACCTGAGCGTCCTGAACGCGCTCGGGGACCTGTATGCCCGGACGGGCAACCGGGCCGAGGCGATCAGCCAGTACATGCGCCTCGGGGATTCCTACCGGAAGGACGGGTTCGCCGCCAAGGCCACGGCCGTCTACAAGAAGGCCATCAAGCTGGACCCGGGCAACCTGCAGGCCCAGGCGCTGTGTGCGGACCTGTACGCGGAGCAGGGCCTGGTGGGCGAGGCGAAGCAGCAGCTCCTCCTCATCGCCGAGCAGTACAGCCGGGCCGGGGACGCGAAGGAGGCCCTGGCGGTCTACCAGAAGGTCGTGACCCTGGATCCGGGCAACGTCGCGGCAGCGACCAAGCTCTCGGAGATGCTCGCGCGGCAGGGGATGGCGAAGGACGCCTATGGGCCCCTGGCGCGGAGCGCCGAGCAATGCGTGGCGGCGGGGCAGACCGCGGAGGCCCAGAAGATCTTCCGGCGGATGCTCCAGATCAACCCCAACGCCCTGGAGGCACACCTCGGGCTCGGCCGCATCCTCGCCAAGTCGGGGTCCGCGGAAGCAGTCCAGGAGCTCA
Protein-coding regions in this window:
- a CDS encoding lipoate--protein ligase family protein, which produces MALDEVLATSCARGEGPPTLRLYTWDPPTVSVGYAQALEGEVDLEACRRLGFGVVRRMTGGRAVLHQHELTYAIAFPEGLLGPGGIQEDYRRISQGLIAGLRRLGVAADLSRGSVGRGAVSGVCFLSSSRFELSVAGRKLVGSAQRRLRGAVLQHGSLLLDLDRVAWEAALPALRHPTASAWAGSVTTVAALLGTRPPLAGVAAALREGFEDALGHPLPETLPSRVEAEAAAALARARYAHAEWNNRQEMPASRLDTPQRL